One genomic window of Paenibacillus xylanilyticus includes the following:
- a CDS encoding homoserine dehydrogenase translates to MKPVKVGLLGLGTVGTGVVRIVEGNQEDLSSQVGSPIVIEKISVKNTVKDRVIAVDRAKLTEDPWEVIRHPDIDVIVEVMGGIEQTKEYILEALERGKHIVTANKDLMALHGSEILAKAQEKKCDVFYEASVAGGIPIIRTLIEGFSSDRITRIMGIVNGTTNFILTKMSQEGASYEEVLAEAQALGYAEADPTSDVEGLDAARKMAILGTLGFRTNVELQDVAVSGISSVTREDITYARRLGYEMKLLGIADCRDDEINISVQPTMVRQSHPIASVNGVFNAVYVHGEAVGETMFYGAGAGELPTATSVVADLVAVIKNLKLGVNGLKAIVPYKQKRLQSDEQIMSKNFILLHVDDKAGVLAQITQIFAEYEVSLASVVQQPNEHNPDAEIIIVTHNASKASMDKVLKHFESLSVIRRIKSVYRVEG, encoded by the coding sequence GTGAAACCGGTAAAAGTAGGATTATTGGGACTCGGAACCGTAGGTACCGGGGTTGTTCGCATCGTGGAAGGAAACCAGGAGGATCTGAGCAGTCAGGTCGGCTCACCGATTGTTATCGAGAAGATTTCTGTAAAAAATACGGTTAAGGATCGCGTCATTGCTGTGGATCGAGCCAAACTGACAGAAGATCCGTGGGAAGTGATTCGCCACCCGGACATCGATGTGATCGTGGAGGTTATGGGTGGTATCGAACAGACGAAAGAGTACATTCTTGAAGCGCTGGAGCGGGGAAAACATATTGTCACGGCAAATAAGGATCTAATGGCTCTCCATGGCTCCGAGATTTTGGCGAAGGCACAGGAGAAGAAATGTGATGTCTTCTATGAAGCCAGCGTAGCTGGTGGGATTCCCATTATCCGCACCCTGATTGAAGGTTTCTCATCTGACCGGATTACCCGTATTATGGGGATTGTGAACGGAACAACGAACTTCATTTTGACCAAAATGAGCCAGGAAGGTGCTTCTTATGAAGAGGTCCTCGCAGAGGCACAGGCTCTGGGTTATGCGGAAGCTGACCCAACATCGGATGTGGAGGGACTGGATGCCGCTCGCAAAATGGCAATATTGGGAACGCTGGGTTTCCGCACCAATGTGGAGCTCCAGGATGTGGCGGTTAGTGGTATTTCATCCGTAACCCGTGAGGACATTACGTATGCCAGAAGACTCGGTTATGAGATGAAACTCCTTGGAATTGCGGATTGCCGTGATGACGAGATCAATATCAGTGTTCAGCCTACCATGGTGAGACAGAGTCACCCGATTGCCTCCGTTAATGGCGTGTTCAATGCAGTGTATGTACACGGGGAAGCAGTAGGCGAAACGATGTTCTATGGTGCGGGTGCAGGTGAACTCCCAACGGCCACTTCCGTCGTTGCAGATCTCGTGGCTGTGATCAAAAATCTGAAGCTTGGCGTAAACGGACTTAAAGCCATCGTTCCTTACAAGCAGAAGCGTCTGCAAAGCGATGAACAGATCATGTCAAAGAACTTCATTTTGCTGCATGTGGACGACAAAGCGGGCGTTTTGGCGCAAATCACGCAGATTTTTGCAGAGTATGAAGTCAGCCTGGCTTCGGTCGTTCAACAGCCGAACGAGCATAACCCGGATGCCGAGATCATCATCGTTACTCATAATGCAAGCAAGGCAAGCATGGATAAAGTGTTGAAACACTTTGAATCTCTTAGTGTTATACGCCGGATCAAGAGTGTATATCGGGTTGAGGGTTAA
- a CDS encoding ACT domain-containing protein, whose protein sequence is MNERYYLVREDILPEAVVKTMQVKELLASGDVKTVHEAVEQVGLSRSAFYKYKDGIHLINQLERERIVTISIDLEHQSGILSRVLGHVAGYGANVLTINQSIPLQGRANVVISVETSHLHGEIGEMLERMQDMPGVRRTRIVGQG, encoded by the coding sequence GTGAATGAACGCTATTACTTAGTACGGGAAGACATTTTGCCAGAAGCAGTGGTGAAGACGATGCAGGTGAAAGAGCTGCTTGCTTCGGGGGATGTCAAAACAGTGCATGAAGCAGTAGAGCAGGTCGGATTAAGCCGAAGTGCTTTTTATAAGTATAAGGATGGAATTCACCTCATCAACCAATTGGAACGGGAAAGAATCGTTACCATATCGATTGATCTGGAGCATCAGTCTGGTATATTGTCTCGCGTGTTGGGACATGTGGCTGGATATGGAGCCAACGTACTCACGATTAATCAGAGTATCCCGCTTCAAGGAAGAGCCAATGTCGTTATCTCGGTAGAAACGTCACATCTTCACGGAGAAATCGGTGAAATGTTGGAACGGATGCAGGATATGCCGGGGGTTCGGCGCACACGGATTGTAGGTCAGGGCTAA